From a single Raphanus sativus cultivar WK10039 chromosome 3, ASM80110v3, whole genome shotgun sequence genomic region:
- the LOC108844405 gene encoding osmotin-like protein OSM34, producing the protein MAKTSLSTFIFSILFLISTAKAARFDILNQCGYTVWAAASPGGGRRLDPGQSWPLDVAAGTRMARIWGRTNCNFDSSGRGRCQTGDCSGGLQCTGWGQPPNTLAEYALNQYNNLDFYDISLVDGFNIPMEFSSNCKRILCNADINGQCPNQLRAPGGCNNPCTVFKTNEYCCTNGQGSCGATGFSRFFKQRCPDAYSYPQDDPTSTFTCSNTNYRVVFCPR; encoded by the exons ATGGCAAAAACCTCACTTTCTACGTTCATCTTCTCCatccttttcctcatctccACAGCAAAGGCTGCCCGATTTGATATCCTGAACCAATGTGGTTACACTGTATGGGCCGCTGCCAGCCCAGGTGGTGGCAGGCGTCTAGATCCTGGCCAATCGTGGCCATTGGATGTTGCGGCTGGCACGCGTATGGCACGTATATGGGGTCGGACAAACTGTAATTTTGATTCTTCAGGCCGTGGGCGATGCCAAACTGGTGATTGTTCTGGTGGACTTCAATGCACGGGTTGGGGCCAGCCACCGAACACGTTGGCTGAGTATGCCTTGAACCAATACAACAACTTAGACTTCTATGACATCTCACTTGTCGATGGATTTAACATCCCTATGGAATTTAG CTCGAATTGCAAGCGGATACTATGCAACGCGGACATAAACGGACAGTGTCCGAACCAGTTGAGAGCGCCAGGAGGTTGCAACAACCCGTGCACGGTGTTCAAGACAAACGAGTACTGCTGTACAAACGGGCAGGGATCCTGTGGCGCCACTGGGTTCTCAAGGTTCTTCAAGCAGAGATGTCCGGACGCCTACAGCTATCCACAAGACGACCCAACCAGCACTTTCACTTGCAGTAACACTAATTACAGAGTCGTGTTTTGTCCTAGGTGA
- the LOC108846817 gene encoding F-box protein At4g00893-like, whose product MQPAFSHQTPPPSPAMTSHSPSSSTVSSKRPKIKSEEALKPSFADLPSSLMEIIMSRLVLKDNIRASAACKSWLDAAVFVRVVEKHPWLFYMSRRGHSLKLVDPFQWKSYTLELPEIAKSTVFYSRDGWLLMHRSNSKDIFFFNPFSRELISLPNIAFPFNEIAFSYPPTSDNCVVVALNFNVQHRVTISTCHPGATEWIASVFPANNQQLYMKTKIVYHNDRFYGFNVGTESLFSFHPSSRTWMSYPHANIDPTLTQEWYKKDFFLAETKGKLFLMLTSVNEEPMVYELVSWSWKKMSPSELDGLTFFVSFYNSELTTNIPSMRNSVCFSRFGYNRQHVSYSFDKSRYNPSMEWHNELELCPPQSLWIDPPNNVLDYLEEVCGQIVYRDRQLTQTYSPQLLA is encoded by the exons ATGCAACCAGCTTTTTCCCATCAAACACCACCGCCATCTCCGGCCATGACGTCACACTCACCGTCTTCATCCACTGTCTCGAGTAAAAG acCAAAAATTAAGAGCGAAGAGGCACTGAAACCGAGTTTTGCTGATCTTCCATCAAGTCTTATGGAAATAATAATGTCTCGTCTTGTGTTAAAAGATAACATTCGTGCATCTGCTGCTTGCAAGTCATGGCTTGATGCTGCAGTCTTTGTTCGTGTAGTGGAAAAACATCCTTGGCTTTTTTACATGTCTAGACGTGGCCACTCCCTTAAACTCGTCGATCCATTCCAGTGGAAGTCATACACTCTAGAACTGCCGGAGATAGCTAAATCAACTGTGTTTTACTCAAGAGATGGCTGGTTACTTATGCATAGATCCAACTCAAAggacatcttcttcttcaaccctTTTTCTCGGGAGCTAATAAGTTTGCCTAACATTGCCTTTCCTTTTAATGAGATTGCATTCTCTTATCCTCCTACATCGGATAACTGTGTTGTGGTAGCTTTAAACTTTAACGTGCAGCACCGTGTCACTATCAGTACTTGCCATCCTGGAGCAACTGAGTGGATTGCTAGTGTCTTCCCTGCTAACAATCAACAGCTTTATATGAAGACCAAGATTGTCTATCACAATGATCGATTTTATGGCTTTAACGTGGGAACAGAGAGCTTGTTTTCCTTTCACCCATCTTCCCGTACGTGGATGTCGTATCCTCATGCAAATATAGATCCCACTTTGACACAAGAATGGTAcaagaaagatttttttttggcagaGACCAAAGGAAAGCTCTTTCTCATGTTAACAAGCGTAAATGAGGAGCCAATGGTCTATGAACTTGTCTCTTGGAGCTGGAAAAAGATGAGTCCTAGTGAGCTTGATGGCTTGACATTCTTTGTCAGTTTTTATAACTCTGAGTTGACAACTAATATCCCATCGATGAGGAACAGTGTATGTTTCTCAAGGTTTGGTTACAATCGCCAGCATGTATCCTACTCGTTCGACAAAAGCAGGTACAATCCGTCTATGGAATGGCACAACGAGTTAGAGCTTTGTCCTCCTCAGAGCCTCTGGATCGATCCGCCCAATAACGTTTTAGACTATTT AGAGGAGGTTTGTGGACAAATTGTCTATAGAGATAGACAACTCACTCAGACATATTCTCCTCAACTATTGGCTTGA
- the LOC108848092 gene encoding heat stress transcription factor B-2b-like: MPGEQIGEAGGGCSAGNSGGSSGGGGGGGGESQRSIPTPFLTKTYQLVDDPVHDELISWNEDGSTFIVWKAAEFARDLLPKYFKHNNFSSFVRQLNTYGFRKVVPDRWEFSNDCFRRGEKILLRDIQRRKISQQAAAAAAAAVPVLAHVVSPSNSGEEQVISSNSSPAGTGGGGGGSVGVALQRTMTSCTTAPELMEENERLRKENVQLSQELTKLKGLYSNIYKLMSNFTSGEEECAKPLDLMPGRDEIGEAVETLIGLKVGEDLTPRLFGVSIGVKRARRDEELGGAAVEEDDERREAGNQEEEEQGSDSKSEPMEENNHGDHDGPWLELGK; encoded by the exons ATGCCGGGGGAACAAATCGGAGAGGCTGGTGGCGGTTGTAGCGCCGGTAATAGTGGAGGAAGCAGTGGCGGCGGAggcggtggaggaggagaatCGCAGAGGTCAATACCGACGCCGTTTTTAACGAAAACGTACCAGCTCGTGGATGATCCGGTTCACGACGAATTGATTTCGTGGAACGAGGACGGTTCAACATTCATCGTATGGAAAGCAGCCGAGTTCGCGAGAGATCTTCTCCCCAAATACTTCAAACACAACAACTTCTCCAGCTTCGTCCGTCAGCTCAACACTTAC GGGTTTCGAAAAGTGGTTCCGGACCGTTGGGAGTTCTCTAACGATTGTTTCCGGAGAGGTGAGAAGATTCTGCTGAGAGATATTCAACGCCGGAAAATCTCTCAGCAGGCGGCGGCTGCGGCTGCAGCCGCTGTTCCTGTGTTAGCTCACGTTGTTTCACCGTCTAACTCTGGAGAAGAACAGGTGATTTCTTCCAACTCCTCTCCTGCGGGcacaggaggaggaggaggaggatctgTTGGTGTGGCTTTGCAGAGGACGATGACGAGCTGCACCACTGCGCCGGAGCTGATGGAAGAGAACGAGCGGTTGAGGAAGGAGAATGTTCAGTTGAGTCAAGAGCTGACAAAGCTTAAAGGGTTGTATTCGAATATCTACAAGCTGATGTCGAACTTCACGTCGGGTGAAGAGGAGTGTGCGAAACCGTTGGATCTGATGCCGGGGAGAGACGAGATTGGTGAAGCCGTGGAGACACTGATTGGTTTGAAGGTTGGTGAGGATTTGACTCCGAGGTTGTTTGGGGTTTCTATTGGGGTGAAGCGAGCTAGAAGAGACGAAGAGTTGGGTGGTGCTGCTGTGGAAGAGGATGATGAGAGACGAGAAGCGGGTaaccaagaggaagaagaacaagGTTCCGATTCTAAGTCAGAGCCAATGGAGGAGAATAACCATGGTGACCACGATGGGCCATGGCTTGAACTTGGAAAATGA